In one Cronobacter dublinensis subsp. dublinensis LMG 23823 genomic region, the following are encoded:
- the hupB gene encoding nucleoid-associated protein HU-beta: MNKSQLIDKIAAGADISKAAAGRALDALIDSVTESLQAGDEVALVGFGTFAVRERAARTGRNPQTGKEITIAAAKVPGFRAGKALKDAVN; encoded by the coding sequence GTGAATAAGTCTCAACTGATAGACAAAATTGCCGCAGGTGCCGATATTTCTAAAGCAGCGGCTGGACGTGCGTTAGATGCTTTGATTGATTCCGTTACCGAATCTCTGCAGGCAGGGGATGAAGTTGCGCTGGTTGGCTTTGGTACTTTTGCTGTTCGTGAACGTGCTGCCCGCACCGGCCGCAACCCACAGACTGGCAAGGAAATCACCATCGCAGCGGCGAAAGTTCCGGGTTTCCGTGCTGGTAAAGCGCTGAAAGACGCGGTTAACTGA
- the ppiD gene encoding peptidylprolyl isomerase, whose protein sequence is MMDNLRAAANHVVLKIILGLIILSFILTGVSNYLIGGNSNYAAKVNDQEISRAQLENAVNAERNNRERRMGERFSELAADEKYMASMRQEVLQGLIDEALIDQYARTLHLEISDEQVRDAIFKNPAFQENGKFDNARYNAIITSMGMSADQYAQALRRQLTTDQLVNAVVGSDFILPGENDQFAALFSQQRQVRTATIAIDALAQKQQVSEQEISDYYQQHTNNFMSPEQFRISYIKLDAAALAENASEEEIQAYYDKHQDAFGQPQRNRYSLIQTKTEADAKAVLAQLKQGADFATLAKEKSVDVITARNGGDMGWLEPGTTPEEFKNAGLKEKGQLSDVIKSSVGFLIVRLDDIEPAKVKPLSEVHNDISAKVKQEKALDAFFALQRTVSDAANNDNESLASAEKAAGVKAVQTDWFSRDAVPQEINFKPVTDAVFGGNLLGQNGTPGSNSDIITVDGDRAFVLRITDHKPQAEKPLAEVKDQVTALVKHEKALKQANDDAQKLLSALNAGKGDDALKAAGIAFSPAKTFERSTMDTLTQPVFALPLPAKDKPSYGIGNDMQGNVVLLALDDVRSGTMPEAQKKMMAQRLTQNNAEIAFDALLLGLRKDAKIKFGDTGAAPQQ, encoded by the coding sequence ATGATGGACAATTTACGCGCGGCGGCGAATCACGTCGTGCTCAAGATCATTCTGGGTTTGATTATCCTGTCATTCATACTGACTGGCGTGAGTAACTACCTGATTGGCGGTAACAGCAACTATGCCGCAAAAGTTAACGACCAGGAGATAAGCCGGGCCCAGCTTGAGAACGCGGTTAACGCGGAGCGCAACAACCGTGAGAGAAGAATGGGCGAGCGCTTCTCGGAACTCGCTGCTGATGAAAAATACATGGCCAGTATGCGCCAGGAAGTGCTGCAGGGCCTGATTGACGAAGCCCTGATCGACCAGTACGCGCGCACGCTCCATCTGGAGATCAGCGACGAACAGGTGCGTGACGCTATTTTCAAAAATCCGGCGTTCCAGGAAAACGGCAAATTTGATAACGCGCGCTACAACGCGATTATCACCAGCATGGGCATGAGCGCCGATCAATACGCGCAGGCGCTGCGTCGCCAGCTCACCACCGACCAACTGGTCAACGCTGTCGTCGGCAGCGACTTCATCCTGCCGGGCGAAAACGATCAGTTTGCCGCGCTGTTCTCGCAGCAGCGTCAGGTGCGCACCGCGACTATCGCTATCGATGCGCTGGCGCAGAAGCAGCAGGTTTCCGAACAGGAAATCAGCGATTACTACCAGCAACACACCAATAACTTCATGTCGCCTGAGCAGTTCCGCATCAGCTACATCAAGCTTGACGCCGCCGCGCTCGCTGAGAACGCCAGCGAAGAAGAGATTCAGGCGTACTATGACAAACATCAGGATGCGTTCGGTCAGCCGCAGCGCAACCGCTACAGCCTGATCCAGACCAAAACCGAAGCCGACGCGAAAGCGGTGCTGGCGCAGCTCAAACAGGGCGCGGATTTCGCCACGCTCGCGAAAGAGAAATCGGTAGATGTCATCACGGCTCGTAACGGCGGCGACATGGGCTGGCTCGAGCCGGGCACCACGCCGGAAGAGTTCAAAAACGCCGGTCTGAAAGAGAAAGGCCAGCTTTCCGACGTTATCAAATCGTCGGTCGGCTTCCTGATTGTGCGTCTTGACGACATTGAACCAGCCAAAGTGAAGCCGCTTTCAGAAGTGCATAACGATATCAGCGCTAAAGTGAAGCAGGAGAAAGCGCTCGACGCCTTCTTCGCGCTGCAACGCACCGTGAGTGACGCGGCGAACAACGATAACGAGTCGCTGGCGAGCGCCGAGAAAGCCGCTGGCGTGAAAGCAGTCCAGACCGACTGGTTCAGCCGCGATGCCGTGCCGCAGGAGATCAACTTCAAACCGGTTACCGACGCGGTATTTGGCGGTAATCTGCTGGGCCAGAACGGCACGCCGGGCAGCAACTCCGACATCATCACCGTCGATGGCGATCGCGCTTTCGTCCTGCGTATCACCGATCACAAACCGCAGGCGGAAAAACCGCTTGCCGAGGTGAAAGATCAGGTGACCGCGCTGGTGAAACATGAAAAAGCGCTTAAACAAGCGAATGACGATGCGCAGAAACTGCTGAGCGCGCTGAACGCAGGCAAAGGCGACGATGCGCTGAAAGCGGCCGGCATTGCCTTCAGCCCGGCGAAAACCTTCGAGCGCAGCACGATGGATACGCTGACGCAGCCGGTCTTCGCCCTGCCGCTGCCGGCGAAAGACAAACCGAGCTACGGCATCGGCAACGACATGCAGGGCAACGTTGTTCTGCTGGCGCTGGATGACGTTCGCAGCGGCACCATGCCGGAAGCGCAGAAGAAAATGATGGCGCAGCGTCTTACCCAGAATAATGCGGAAATCGCATTCGACGCGCTGCTGCTGGGCCTGCGTAAAGACGCCAAAATCAAGTTTGGCGATACCGGCGCAGCACCGCAGCAATAA